One Pseudocalidococcus azoricus BACA0444 DNA segment encodes these proteins:
- a CDS encoding helix-turn-helix domain-containing protein: protein MEYKAREKLAVLIKQARGTRSYRAYGRALGVSGTTIQGWETMQYVPERENLVKIAADAGYTLDELIKQLEGAMPEPSEEPKQQALKYLRQLPRDELLEVVYEGTKILAGV, encoded by the coding sequence ATGGAATATAAAGCTAGAGAAAAGTTGGCGGTACTCATCAAGCAAGCTCGAGGGACTAGAAGTTACAGAGCTTATGGGCGAGCCTTGGGTGTTTCAGGCACAACAATTCAGGGATGGGAGACCATGCAATATGTTCCAGAGCGGGAGAACTTAGTTAAAATTGCTGCTGATGCCGGATACACTTTGGATGAATTGATTAAACAACTTGAAGGTGCAATGCCTGAACCAAGTGAAGAACCAAAGCAACAGGCTTTGAAATATCTCAGGCAGTTACCTAGGGATGAGTTATTAGAAGTTGTTTATGAAGGGACAAAGATTTTAGCAGGGGTTTAA